One segment of Nostoc piscinale CENA21 DNA contains the following:
- a CDS encoding type II toxin-antitoxin system VapC family toxin → MLLLMDTHTFIWYVTDNVRLSNQVLELINDDDNKVFLSIASIWEMGIKQGIGKLTFNLPLEMLITQQISVNDFSVLDIKISHVSTVSQLPLYHRDPFDRMLIAQAIVENLPILSADTIFDAYLIKRLW, encoded by the coding sequence GTGCTTTTGTTGATGGATACACATACTTTTATCTGGTATGTCACAGATAATGTAAGGCTCAGTAATCAAGTACTAGAACTAATTAATGATGATGATAATAAAGTTTTTCTCAGCATTGCTAGTATTTGGGAAATGGGAATTAAGCAGGGCATAGGAAAGTTAACTTTCAATCTCCCATTAGAAATGTTAATTACTCAGCAAATTAGTGTTAATGACTTCAGTGTATTAGATATCAAAATTAGTCACGTTAGTACTGTTTCCCAACTGCCATTATACCATCGTGACCCTTTTGACCGAATGTTAATTGCTCAGGCAATAGTAGAAAATTTACCTATATTAAGTGCTGATACAATTTTTGATGCTTATCTCATCAAGCGTTTGTGGTAG
- a CDS encoding ribulose bisphosphate carboxylase small subunit: protein MSYYIAPRFLDKIAVHITKNFLNLPGVRVPLILGIHGRKGEGKTFQCELAFEKMGVEVTLISGGELESPDAGDPARLIRLRYRETAELIKVRGKMCVLMINDLDAGAGRFDEGTQYTVNTQLVNATLMNIADNPTDVQLPGSYDANPIRRVPIIVTGNDFSTLYAPLIRDGRMEKFYWEPNRDDKVGIVGGIFAPDGLSNRDVEKLVDTFPNQSIDFFSALRSRIYDEQIRDFIHRVGYEHISLRVVNSVEGPPEFKKPDFTLSHLIESGNFMVGEQKRVENSQLVDEYNRLNRGRKSYQPASSVVEKPTTQPSTNGSRQQSAANTHISLETQEQIRQILSQGLKVAFEHVDERRFRTGAWQSCGTIHIDAESDAISTLESHLTEYSGEYVRLVGIDPKAKRRVVETIIQRPNSRN from the coding sequence ATGAGTTATTATATTGCTCCTCGATTTTTGGATAAAATTGCTGTTCACATCACTAAGAACTTCTTAAATCTTCCTGGTGTGAGGGTTCCTTTGATTTTAGGCATTCATGGACGCAAAGGTGAAGGGAAAACCTTTCAGTGTGAATTAGCTTTTGAAAAAATGGGTGTGGAAGTGACACTCATCTCTGGTGGCGAATTAGAAAGTCCAGACGCAGGAGACCCAGCGCGGTTGATTCGGCTACGCTATCGAGAAACAGCAGAACTGATTAAAGTGCGCGGTAAAATGTGCGTGCTGATGATTAACGATTTAGATGCAGGTGCAGGCCGCTTTGATGAAGGAACTCAATATACTGTAAACACACAGTTGGTAAATGCCACATTGATGAATATTGCGGACAATCCCACAGATGTGCAGTTACCGGGAAGCTATGATGCAAATCCCATCAGACGTGTACCAATTATTGTTACAGGTAATGATTTTTCCACTTTGTATGCGCCGTTAATTCGAGACGGACGAATGGAAAAGTTTTATTGGGAACCTAACCGTGATGACAAAGTTGGAATTGTCGGCGGAATTTTTGCACCAGATGGACTCTCTAACCGAGATGTGGAAAAGTTAGTTGATACTTTTCCTAATCAATCAATTGATTTTTTTAGTGCGTTGCGTTCTCGAATTTATGATGAACAAATCCGCGACTTTATTCATCGAGTCGGTTATGAACATATATCTTTGCGTGTGGTAAATAGTGTGGAAGGGCCACCAGAATTTAAAAAGCCAGATTTTACTTTGTCTCATTTAATTGAATCTGGTAATTTTATGGTAGGTGAACAAAAACGAGTGGAAAATTCGCAGTTGGTAGATGAATATAATCGCTTGAATCGAGGTAGAAAAAGTTATCAACCAGCATCATCTGTAGTGGAAAAACCAACTACTCAGCCCTCAACAAATGGTTCTCGTCAACAGTCAGCCGCAAATACTCACATATCCCTAGAAACACAAGAACAAATTCGGCAAATTTTGTCTCAAGGTTTGAAAGTTGCTTTTGAACACGTCGATGAACGGCGTTTTCGTACAGGTGCTTGGCAAAGTTGCGGGACAATTCACATCGATGCGGAATCTGATGCGATTTCAACTTTAGAATCACATCTGACTGAATATAGCGGTGAATATGTCCGCTTGGTTGGAATTGACCCAAAAGCTAAACGGCGAGTTGTGGAAACAATTATTCAACGACCGAATAGCAGAAATTAG
- a CDS encoding mercuric reductase encodes MSNSELSRVIVRPVDEYNQKLVSYVHPPDWVNPQPADCYDLVVIGAGTAGLVVAAGAAGLDLGLKVALIEKHLMGGDCLNVGCVPSKSIIRSARVIGEVWHAKNLGINIPKQQVEVDFSAVMERMRRIRSGISHHDSAERFKNLGVDVFLGNGCFTTNQTVEVGGKILRFKKAVIATGARAVKPSIPGIENVGYLTNETVFSLIQRPDKLAVIGGGPIGCELAQTFRRLGCEVTLLHRGSHLLNKEDADAAEIIQNVLIQEGIRVVLNCQLEEVVAVTEGKRLYFSSNGYRDSVTVDEILVGAGRAPNVEGLNLEAVGVKYDTRHGIQVNDYLQTTNPKIYAAGDICMNWKFTHAADAAARIVIKNTLFSPFGLGRSKLSSLIMPWVTYTSPEIAHVGMYEYEAKKQGIEVATIKIPFSSVDRAIADGEEAGFLKILHKKGSDQILGATIVASHAGEMISEVTTAIVNKIGLSKLSSVIHPYPTQAEAIKKAADAYRRTLLTANTKRILGFLTKFS; translated from the coding sequence ATGTCTAATTCAGAATTATCAAGAGTTATCGTTCGTCCAGTGGATGAGTACAATCAAAAATTAGTTTCTTATGTACATCCGCCAGATTGGGTTAATCCACAGCCTGCTGATTGTTATGATTTAGTAGTTATTGGTGCAGGAACAGCCGGGTTAGTAGTCGCTGCGGGTGCAGCAGGTTTAGATTTAGGTTTAAAAGTTGCATTAATTGAAAAGCATCTCATGGGTGGAGATTGCTTGAATGTGGGTTGTGTACCATCAAAATCTATTATCCGGTCTGCACGGGTAATTGGTGAAGTTTGGCACGCCAAAAATTTAGGAATTAATATCCCTAAACAACAAGTAGAAGTTGATTTTTCCGCAGTCATGGAACGGATGCGCCGCATCAGATCGGGAATTAGTCATCATGACTCCGCAGAACGTTTTAAAAATTTAGGCGTTGATGTTTTCTTGGGGAATGGTTGCTTTACTACCAACCAAACTGTAGAAGTCGGGGGTAAAATTCTGCGTTTTAAAAAAGCGGTAATTGCGACTGGTGCCAGGGCTGTAAAACCGTCAATTCCGGGAATTGAAAATGTTGGTTATTTAACTAATGAAACAGTTTTTTCTTTAATTCAGCGCCCTGATAAATTAGCTGTGATTGGAGGCGGGCCAATTGGTTGTGAATTAGCCCAAACTTTTCGGCGGTTGGGTTGTGAAGTGACGCTGTTACATCGCGGTTCGCATCTGTTAAATAAAGAAGATGCAGACGCAGCCGAAATTATTCAGAATGTGTTAATTCAAGAAGGCATTCGTGTAGTCTTAAACTGCCAATTAGAAGAAGTGGTTGCTGTTACTGAAGGTAAACGACTTTATTTTTCTAGTAATGGTTATCGAGATTCAGTCACCGTAGATGAAATCTTAGTAGGTGCGGGACGTGCGCCCAATGTCGAAGGTTTAAACTTAGAAGCTGTGGGAGTAAAATACGACACTCGTCACGGCATACAAGTAAATGATTATCTACAAACAACCAATCCGAAAATTTATGCGGCTGGTGATATCTGCATGAATTGGAAATTTACCCATGCGGCGGATGCAGCAGCAAGAATTGTAATTAAAAATACGCTGTTTTCTCCCTTTGGTTTAGGACGTTCTAAACTCAGCAGTTTAATTATGCCTTGGGTAACATACACATCCCCAGAAATTGCCCATGTGGGAATGTATGAATATGAAGCAAAAAAACAAGGTATTGAGGTAGCAACAATTAAAATTCCTTTTAGTAGTGTAGACCGTGCGATCGCCGATGGTGAAGAAGCCGGATTTCTCAAAATTCTCCACAAAAAAGGTTCTGATCAAATTCTCGGTGCTACCATTGTTGCCAGCCATGCAGGTGAGATGATTTCGGAAGTTACCACCGCAATTGTGAATAAAATTGGTTTGAGTAAATTAAGCAGCGTTATTCATCCCTACCCCACCCAAGCCGAAGCCATTAAAAAAGCCGCCGATGCTTACCGTCGGACTCTTTTGACTGCAAATACTAAACGCATTCTCGGTTTTTTGACTAAGTTTTCATAA
- a CDS encoding TVP38/TMEM64 family protein, with translation MKNKFVVNNYYLQSLIKAHHLPIIALISIAIAILFHPESAFAQTAAQSNTFNPQTLLRDALQWIDSQGKVGAIAFIGLYIIATVAFLPGSILTLGAGVVFGVVWGSLYVFIGATLGATAAFLVGRYLARNWVANKITNNQNFAAIDRAVGIEGLKIVLLTRLSPVFPFNLLNYAFGVTGVSLKDYFIGSIGMIPGTIMYVYIGSLAGNLALIGTEGQPSNPTVQWVIRIIGFIATVAVTVYVTRIARKALAEEVKINDEAPSLDEWNSRL, from the coding sequence ATGAAAAACAAATTTGTAGTAAATAATTATTATTTGCAAAGCTTAATTAAGGCTCATCATTTACCAATCATAGCTTTGATCAGTATAGCGATCGCCATTTTATTTCATCCAGAATCAGCATTTGCCCAAACAGCAGCACAAAGCAATACATTTAATCCCCAAACCCTTTTACGTGATGCTTTACAATGGATTGATAGTCAAGGAAAAGTAGGTGCGATCGCTTTTATTGGACTGTATATTATTGCTACTGTAGCTTTTTTACCTGGGTCAATTCTTACCTTGGGCGCTGGTGTTGTATTTGGTGTTGTTTGGGGTTCATTGTATGTATTTATTGGTGCAACTTTAGGAGCGACAGCCGCATTTTTAGTAGGACGTTATTTAGCTAGAAATTGGGTCGCAAATAAAATTACCAATAATCAAAACTTTGCCGCCATTGACCGCGCTGTAGGTATAGAAGGATTAAAAATTGTTTTATTAACTCGACTTTCGCCTGTATTTCCCTTCAATTTATTAAACTATGCCTTTGGTGTCACAGGAGTTTCCCTAAAAGATTATTTTATTGGTTCAATCGGGATGATTCCTGGCACAATTATGTATGTTTATATTGGTTCCTTAGCCGGGAATTTGGCATTAATTGGTACTGAAGGTCAACCGAGTAATCCTACCGTACAATGGGTAATTCGGATTATTGGCTTTATCGCCACAGTTGCAGTTACTGTTTATGTTACCCGCATTGCCCGGAAAGCCTTAGCAGAAGAAGTAAAAATAAACGATGAAGCACCTAGCCTAGACGAATGGAATTCGCGGCTCTAA
- a CDS encoding TVP38/TMEM64 family protein — protein sequence MVTQPKPKFQGKFKFILLAILVTALIIAARFFNFTAIFTTLVTQVNSLGVWGIVAYIGIYNLATLLFIPGSILTLKAGCLFGLIWGSVYVLIAAIIGAVLAFLIGRYLSRNWVSRQIEQHPKLKAIDVAVAKEGWKIVLLTRLCPLFPFNLLNYFFGVTQVSLKDYVLGSFGILPGTVMYVYLGTLAGNLAMTNMSNQTLTPEAKTYQLIMQIIGLVATVAITIYITKIAKKALSQSIAVTETVQEKK from the coding sequence ATGGTGACACAACCAAAACCTAAATTCCAAGGTAAATTCAAATTTATTTTATTAGCAATACTTGTTACTGCGTTGATAATTGCTGCTAGATTTTTTAATTTTACCGCGATTTTTACTACCTTAGTTACCCAAGTCAACAGCCTGGGAGTTTGGGGTATTGTTGCATATATAGGTATTTATAACTTAGCTACATTATTATTTATTCCTGGCTCTATTTTAACTTTAAAAGCTGGCTGTTTATTTGGCTTAATTTGGGGTTCAGTTTATGTATTAATTGCTGCAATCATTGGGGCAGTTTTAGCTTTTTTGATTGGACGTTATTTATCAAGAAATTGGGTGTCACGGCAAATTGAGCAACACCCTAAATTAAAAGCTATTGATGTAGCAGTAGCCAAAGAAGGATGGAAAATTGTTTTACTTACAAGGTTATGTCCCTTGTTTCCCTTTAATTTATTAAATTACTTTTTTGGTGTTACCCAAGTTTCCCTTAAAGATTATGTATTAGGTTCTTTCGGGATTCTCCCAGGAACAGTTATGTATGTTTATCTTGGGACATTAGCAGGTAATTTAGCGATGACTAATATGTCTAATCAAACACTAACACCTGAAGCTAAAACTTATCAGTTAATTATGCAGATAATTGGTTTAGTTGCAACTGTAGCTATAACTATTTATATTACTAAAATAGCCAAAAAAGCTTTATCGCAAAGTATAGCAGTTACAGAAACAGTTCAAGAAAAAAAATAA
- a CDS encoding TIGR04283 family arsenosugar biosynthesis glycosyltransferase produces the protein MQQTAKVSIIIPTLNEAENILGAIASTQSGKNIEVIVVDGGSCDDTIKIAQSLGAKVISSPPGRAMQMNAGATVASGEVLLFLHADTRLPVDFDVLICAALQQPGVVAGAFDLQIDNSAFGLRLVELGVKLRSRFFQMPYGDQGIFFNSRNLPKIGNFPALPIMEDFELIRRLNSLGRIVIINTPVVTSARRWLQKGIVKTTLLNQIIVLAYLFGVSPARIRSWYRREKFKHN, from the coding sequence ATGCAACAAACTGCTAAAGTTTCAATTATTATTCCCACTCTCAACGAAGCCGAGAATATTTTAGGCGCGATCGCCAGCACTCAATCTGGTAAAAATATAGAAGTGATTGTTGTCGATGGTGGCTCTTGTGATGACACAATCAAAATTGCTCAGTCGTTGGGTGCGAAAGTGATTTCCTCACCGCCTGGACGCGCGATGCAAATGAATGCAGGTGCGACGGTGGCTAGTGGTGAAGTATTACTATTTCTTCATGCAGATACTCGTTTACCTGTTGACTTTGATGTTTTGATTTGTGCAGCTTTGCAACAACCGGGAGTGGTGGCTGGTGCGTTTGATTTGCAGATTGATAACTCAGCTTTCGGGTTAAGGTTGGTGGAGTTGGGTGTAAAATTGCGATCGCGTTTTTTCCAAATGCCCTACGGTGATCAAGGAATTTTTTTTAACTCCCGAAATCTTCCAAAAATTGGTAATTTTCCTGCACTTCCCATTATGGAAGACTTTGAATTAATTCGCCGATTAAATTCTTTAGGACGCATTGTAATTATCAATACGCCAGTAGTAACTTCAGCGAGGAGATGGTTGCAAAAGGGAATTGTCAAAACTACCTTACTCAATCAAATTATTGTGCTTGCTTATTTGTTTGGTGTTTCACCAGCACGCATTCGTAGCTGGTATCGTCGGGAAAAATTTAAGCATAATTAA
- a CDS encoding GNAT family N-acetyltransferase, producing the protein MQSMETFKTHRMLAERLQFQHLNELNRMHQNKQVMATLGGIRSDEDTRLFIFNNLHHWQRYGYGLWVFRDQVNHQFVGRAGLRNTNIDGINEVELAYALMAKFWGQGLATEMGEKILQIAWEILNLQEVVCFTLTTNQASQRVMEKLGFKYEREMIYANLPHLFYRLKA; encoded by the coding sequence ATGCAGTCAATGGAGACATTTAAAACGCATCGTATGTTAGCTGAAAGGCTGCAATTTCAACATTTAAATGAATTAAATCGGATGCACCAAAACAAACAAGTTATGGCAACTTTAGGTGGTATACGTTCGGATGAAGATACAAGGTTGTTTATTTTTAATAATTTACATCATTGGCAGCGTTACGGATACGGGTTATGGGTGTTTCGAGATCAAGTTAATCATCAATTTGTTGGGCGTGCTGGTCTTCGTAATACTAATATAGATGGTATTAACGAAGTTGAACTCGCCTATGCTCTGATGGCTAAATTTTGGGGACAAGGTTTAGCTACCGAAATGGGTGAAAAAATCTTGCAAATTGCTTGGGAAATCTTGAATTTACAAGAAGTTGTTTGTTTTACACTAACCACAAATCAAGCTTCGCAACGAGTGATGGAAAAGTTAGGGTTTAAGTATGAGCGAGAAATGATTTATGCTAATTTACCTCATTTATTTTATAGATTAAAAGCTTGA